In Thermodesulfobacteriota bacterium, a genomic segment contains:
- a CDS encoding PIN domain-containing protein, with product MVVMVLELAVAAGCPFILTFNIRDFTGSARFGVRALTAQTFLTLLGGIP from the coding sequence TTGGTGGTAATGGTCCTGGAGCTGGCGGTGGCGGCTGGATGCCCGTTCATCCTCACCTTCAACATCCGGGACTTCACCGGCAGTGCTCGTTTCGGGGTTCGGGCGTTGACAGCGCAGACATTCCTCACCCTGCTGGGAGGCATCCCATGA